From the genome of Bosea sp. Tri-49, one region includes:
- a CDS encoding FAD-binding oxidoreductase — protein MNAPATTPGTSRHPALDSLTASLRELLGPRCSTSDSEREHHGHGESYHPTKAPDVVCYPQTTEEVSQIVKLCHQAKVPVIPFGAGTSLEGHVVALHGGVCIDLSRMNAITEVNAEDLDCTVEAGVTRKQLNEHLRDTGLFFPVDPGADATLGGMTATRASGTNAVRYGTMKDNVLALTVVLADGTIVKTGGRARKSSAGYDLTRLFVGSEGTLCVITEITLKLYGIPEASSVAVCSFPDIASAVTCAIETIQCGIQVARVELLDETCMRAINRHNNLSYPETVALFLEFHGTDAAVVSQAQMVEALAEGHGGEGWRFAASAEERSKLWQARHNLHYALLALRPGASSWGTDTCVPISQLATCITEIREHAKDAPFPVTALGHVGDGNFHMGFLIRMDSPDEIREAERLNGLLVNRAIELGGTCTGEHGVGYGKAKFLRREHGDAAVEVMRTLKASLDPDNIMNPGKVLPPALDRA, from the coding sequence ATGAACGCCCCCGCCACCACGCCCGGCACCTCTCGGCACCCTGCCCTCGATAGCCTGACCGCCTCCCTGCGCGAGTTGCTCGGCCCGCGCTGCTCGACTTCGGACAGTGAGCGCGAGCATCACGGCCATGGCGAATCCTATCACCCGACCAAGGCGCCCGATGTCGTCTGCTACCCGCAGACCACCGAAGAGGTCAGCCAGATCGTGAAGCTTTGCCATCAGGCGAAGGTGCCGGTCATTCCGTTCGGCGCCGGCACCTCGCTCGAAGGCCATGTCGTCGCGCTGCATGGCGGCGTCTGCATTGACCTCTCGCGCATGAACGCGATCACCGAAGTCAACGCCGAGGATCTCGACTGCACGGTCGAGGCCGGCGTCACCCGCAAGCAGCTCAACGAGCATTTGCGCGACACCGGCCTGTTCTTTCCGGTCGATCCCGGCGCCGACGCCACGCTCGGCGGCATGACCGCGACGCGGGCGTCGGGCACCAATGCCGTGCGCTACGGCACGATGAAGGACAATGTGCTGGCGCTCACCGTGGTGCTCGCCGACGGAACGATCGTGAAGACCGGCGGCCGCGCCCGCAAATCCTCGGCCGGCTATGATCTCACCCGCCTCTTCGTCGGCTCGGAAGGCACGCTTTGCGTCATCACCGAGATCACGTTGAAGCTCTACGGCATCCCGGAGGCGAGCTCCGTCGCGGTCTGCTCTTTCCCGGATATCGCCAGCGCCGTTACCTGCGCCATCGAGACGATCCAGTGCGGCATCCAGGTCGCCCGCGTCGAACTGCTCGACGAGACCTGCATGCGCGCGATCAACCGCCACAATAATCTGAGCTATCCCGAGACAGTCGCCCTCTTCCTCGAATTCCACGGCACGGACGCGGCAGTGGTCTCGCAAGCGCAGATGGTCGAGGCGCTCGCCGAGGGCCATGGCGGCGAAGGCTGGCGCTTTGCCGCCAGCGCCGAGGAGCGCAGCAAGCTCTGGCAAGCCCGGCACAACCTGCATTACGCACTGCTCGCCTTGCGCCCCGGCGCCAGCAGCTGGGGCACCGACACCTGTGTGCCGATCTCGCAGCTCGCCACCTGCATCACCGAGATCAGGGAGCACGCCAAGGACGCGCCCTTCCCGGTGACGGCGCTCGGCCATGTCGGGGACGGCAATTTCCACATGGGTTTCCTGATCAGGATGGATTCGCCTGACGAAATCCGCGAGGCCGAGCGGCTGAACGGGCTCCTGGTCAACCGCGCCATCGAGCTCGGCGGCACCTGCACCGGCGAGCACGGCGTCGGCTACGGCAAGGCGAAGTTCCTGCGCCGCGAGCATGGCGACGCCGCCGTCGAGGTGATGCGCACGCTGAAAGCAAGCCTCGACCCCGACAACATCATGAACCCTGGCAAGGTGCTGCCGCCGGCGCTCGATCGGGCGTAA